A genome region from Ralstonia solanacearum K60 includes the following:
- a CDS encoding NEL domain-containing protein, producing MSAPSLSPQERARREGWDVASAVSDMSELSDARVKRWLKKSASDQYLYAKSLTAAQRGELEQALAHMMRGNTPEAKQALTMWLSVQQARLRTHAPWHQEVYRRLQLNNFIVPHVTVVGMPLAVPLHLEARTEYYRSMYRPEYAQAFNNFMSVIADSSLTEIHDAVIARLDYHAHREGTIAMPQLRDLRTHGAEHLAAMGYRVETAAVPPAPGAGAQAIFNRLEDDLALQTATPGKQILLWQAAANGAGVEYKTRRQHWYSPWRRSQARSQLRLNEVSAFNTEENAMSFARLLARRQASSEAEPAIDHRKVLHDGLTVIHAIAKDAELRALVFAMAEDALGTCRDKVSEGFAAIVNAVGNHRMAQAVKAGRVGKKALQKWAGQQFRLSALEKEVDAFLQRAVDENQRALEQHRDSPQALVLTSLMESILAPVLVPDVSRDELVTAQQTVLSTMQAIKYLQEAPDTPDEQKQAAPAGLEKLEAMLALLQQRMALLHEPVETKMHAKISLRKSLDLPDGMVASMAYSGVSALNEAALKDIEKAVREREANPTEMGNYLLSNETWSTGMRLLHAQRFDQLQKDFEADPFYESLPPPDDEHVAQTIRYNEEAQAFAQRMQAEQEDLFLQCAGLRPAPAS from the coding sequence GTGAGCGCGCCGAGCCTCTCGCCGCAGGAGCGCGCCAGACGGGAGGGTTGGGATGTGGCGTCGGCGGTCAGCGACATGTCAGAGCTTTCGGATGCGCGCGTCAAGCGATGGCTCAAGAAGTCGGCGTCGGATCAATATCTGTACGCGAAGAGCCTGACCGCCGCGCAACGCGGTGAACTGGAACAGGCACTCGCCCACATGATGCGCGGCAACACGCCGGAAGCGAAACAGGCCCTGACGATGTGGCTTTCCGTCCAGCAAGCGCGCCTGCGTACGCATGCGCCGTGGCACCAGGAAGTCTATCGAAGGCTGCAACTCAATAACTTCATCGTTCCGCATGTCACCGTCGTGGGGATGCCGCTTGCGGTACCGCTTCATCTGGAGGCGCGCACGGAATACTACCGGTCGATGTACCGGCCGGAGTACGCGCAAGCCTTCAACAATTTCATGAGCGTGATCGCCGATTCGTCCCTCACGGAGATCCATGACGCGGTCATCGCACGGCTCGACTATCACGCGCACCGCGAAGGCACCATCGCCATGCCTCAACTGCGGGATTTGCGCACGCATGGCGCGGAGCACCTTGCTGCCATGGGATATCGCGTCGAAACCGCTGCCGTGCCCCCCGCACCGGGGGCCGGTGCCCAAGCCATCTTCAACCGACTGGAGGATGACCTTGCCCTCCAGACGGCAACACCCGGCAAGCAGATCCTGCTCTGGCAGGCTGCGGCAAACGGGGCCGGCGTCGAATACAAGACCCGGCGCCAGCACTGGTATTCGCCTTGGCGCCGGTCCCAAGCCCGATCGCAACTCCGGCTCAACGAGGTCAGCGCATTCAATACCGAAGAGAACGCCATGTCGTTCGCTCGGCTGCTGGCCCGACGCCAGGCTTCGTCGGAAGCCGAACCCGCCATCGATCACCGCAAGGTCCTGCACGACGGGCTCACGGTCATCCACGCGATTGCCAAGGATGCCGAGCTTCGTGCACTGGTCTTCGCGATGGCCGAAGACGCCCTGGGAACGTGTCGCGACAAGGTTTCGGAAGGCTTTGCGGCAATCGTCAACGCCGTCGGCAATCACCGGATGGCCCAGGCCGTCAAAGCGGGGCGAGTCGGCAAAAAGGCCTTGCAGAAATGGGCGGGCCAACAGTTCCGGCTGAGCGCCCTAGAAAAAGAAGTGGATGCATTCCTGCAACGCGCCGTGGACGAAAATCAGCGTGCGCTGGAGCAGCACCGCGACTCGCCGCAGGCGCTCGTACTCACGTCGCTCATGGAGAGCATACTGGCCCCGGTGCTCGTCCCCGATGTCTCTCGCGACGAACTGGTGACGGCGCAGCAAACCGTCCTGAGCACGATGCAAGCCATCAAGTACCTGCAAGAGGCACCCGACACGCCCGACGAGCAGAAGCAAGCCGCTCCCGCCGGCTTGGAAAAGTTGGAAGCCATGCTCGCGCTGTTGCAGCAACGGATGGCGCTGCTCCACGAGCCCGTGGAAACGAAGATGCATGCGAAGATCAGCCTGCGCAAGTCGCTCGACCTGCCCGACGGTATGGTGGCGTCCATGGCGTACAGCGGTGTCAGTGCCCTGAACGAGGCGGCGCTCAAAGACATCGAAAAAGCGGTCCGCGAACGCGAGGCGAACCCCACGGAGATGGGCAACTATCTGCTGTCGAACGAAACCTGGTCCACAGGCATGAGGCTATTGCACGCCCAGCGGTTCGATCAGCTGCAGAAGGATTTCGAGGCCGACCCGTTTTACGAATCGCTGCCGCCGCCCGACGACGAGCACGTGGCGCAGACGATCCGGTACAACGAGGAGGCGCAAGCGTTCGCGCAGCGAATGCAAGCGGAGCAAGAGGATCTTTTTCTTCAATGCGCGGGTCTGCGCCCCGCGCCGGCATCGTGA
- a CDS encoding MFS transporter produces MNTPSTDHTLSAMPSPSGQPDGSTVASRLELRVVGLVIGLATGVDYMANLMFSIAGPHIEGGVLASQEVYLWAVTSYAAAASLAILVMGRLADRMTYRRHTLLSLLIFIAGTLMCAAAEGGTMLIVGRAVQGFGGGPMLSTSRIFVQHSPAHERRTMMKGMIYGIFGLTCASPVLSAALTEQFGWRAIFVAQLLVAVVVCGLVAAFYPHPRLHERNGDFASLDWPSAIAFGLAALIALHGFQQARFVHPDGSPAQVLPILAVVTLIAWIGIRQAGHPLPWVDLRATLQRRFMMGMVFYAIYYGFASAWSFLSASLLQNGLGFRYETTAQFTSLSGLVTLLLGIANFQLTRYLPPKRVLIAIGFVLMAGAMLWLSRAAMPGASAGVLAPGFLMEGMVGMLVVIQVAGLTYVDLPAQDFGHAYQFKGIMRAWAQAFGTMLATLMLQRGQAQHRTDLVGHVSALTPSWLWPHPLQGVELVRLSAEIDRQATLLACRDLFVGGAAIALVCAAAILVQRTLR; encoded by the coding sequence ATGAACACGCCAAGCACGGACCACACGCTTTCCGCCATGCCCTCGCCGTCCGGCCAGCCGGACGGATCGACGGTCGCCAGCCGGCTGGAGCTGCGCGTGGTCGGCCTGGTGATCGGCCTGGCGACCGGCGTGGATTACATGGCCAACCTGATGTTCTCGATTGCCGGGCCGCATATCGAGGGCGGGGTGCTGGCGTCGCAGGAGGTCTACCTGTGGGCCGTGACGTCCTATGCGGCGGCGGCCAGCCTGGCGATCCTGGTGATGGGACGGCTGGCCGACCGGATGACCTATCGCCGGCACACGCTGCTGTCGCTGCTGATCTTCATCGCCGGCACGCTGATGTGCGCGGCGGCCGAGGGCGGCACCATGCTGATCGTCGGGCGGGCGGTGCAGGGTTTCGGCGGCGGGCCGATGCTGTCCACGTCGCGCATCTTCGTGCAGCACAGCCCGGCGCACGAGCGCCGCACCATGATGAAGGGGATGATCTACGGCATCTTCGGGCTGACCTGCGCCTCGCCGGTGCTCTCCGCCGCGCTGACGGAGCAGTTCGGCTGGCGCGCCATCTTCGTGGCCCAGTTGCTGGTGGCGGTGGTGGTGTGCGGGCTGGTGGCCGCGTTCTACCCGCATCCCCGCCTGCACGAGCGCAACGGCGATTTCGCCTCGCTGGACTGGCCGTCCGCCATCGCCTTCGGGCTGGCGGCGCTGATCGCGCTGCACGGCTTCCAGCAGGCGCGCTTTGTGCACCCCGATGGCTCGCCGGCGCAGGTGCTGCCCATCCTGGCGGTGGTCACGCTGATCGCCTGGATCGGCATCCGCCAGGCCGGCCATCCGCTGCCGTGGGTGGACCTGCGCGCCACGCTGCAGCGTCGCTTCATGATGGGCATGGTGTTCTACGCCATCTATTACGGCTTTGCCAGCGCGTGGAGCTTCCTGTCGGCGAGCCTGCTGCAGAACGGCCTGGGCTTCCGCTACGAGACCACGGCACAGTTCACGAGCCTGTCGGGGCTGGTGACGCTGCTGCTGGGCATCGCCAACTTCCAGCTGACCCGCTACCTGCCGCCCAAGCGTGTGCTGATCGCCATCGGTTTCGTGCTGATGGCGGGCGCGATGCTGTGGCTGTCGCGCGCGGCCATGCCCGGCGCATCGGCCGGCGTGCTGGCGCCCGGCTTCCTGATGGAGGGCATGGTCGGCATGCTGGTGGTGATCCAGGTGGCGGGGCTGACTTATGTCGACCTGCCCGCCCAGGATTTCGGCCACGCCTACCAGTTCAAGGGGATCATGCGTGCCTGGGCCCAGGCCTTCGGTACGATGCTGGCGACACTGATGCTGCAGCGCGGGCAGGCGCAGCACCGCACCGACCTGGTCGGCCATGTGTCGGCGCTGACACCATCGTGGCTGTGGCCGCATCCGCTGCAAGGCGTGGAGTTGGTGCGGCTGTCGGCGGAGATCGACCGGCAGGCGACGCTGCTAGCCTGCCGCGACCTGTTTGTCGGGGGCGCGGCGATCGCACTGGTGTGCGCGGCGGCGATTCTCGTGCAGCGGACCTTGCGCTGA
- a CDS encoding LysR family transcriptional regulator, giving the protein MRTTDWNDWDTFCTVATLGSFTRAADRLGLPKSSVSTAVSRLEGKLGVRLFERSTRRLRLTDAGEALLRDAGPLFQRLREVSEDAAATFQSPAGTLRIAMPYEFAAKQLAEVVLEVMREHAGLRIEVDVAPRQIDPLAQGYDIMLTVPREPLPDSGMVAQRVFDLRRAVVIAPALLERLGPLTHPDQLIDWPCLGLAGESEWQFRTPGGEALNLPLDFRMRTSNSELRLQAAVAGLGVARITSAFAEELIAAGALREVLIGFQSPPMRVYAVFPGRRLMPAKVKVFMDALHRRIEQSALADLRPIGEASAPWPPAALL; this is encoded by the coding sequence ATGCGAACGACGGACTGGAACGACTGGGACACCTTCTGCACCGTGGCCACGCTCGGCAGCTTTACGCGCGCGGCAGACCGGCTGGGCCTGCCCAAGTCGTCGGTGAGCACAGCGGTGTCCCGGCTGGAGGGCAAGCTGGGCGTGCGGCTGTTCGAGCGCAGCACGCGCCGGCTGCGCCTGACCGATGCCGGCGAAGCGCTGCTGCGTGACGCCGGTCCCCTGTTCCAGCGCCTGCGCGAAGTCTCGGAAGATGCCGCTGCCACGTTCCAGTCGCCGGCCGGTACGCTGCGCATTGCGATGCCGTACGAGTTCGCGGCCAAGCAGCTCGCCGAGGTGGTGCTGGAAGTCATGCGCGAGCATGCCGGCCTGCGCATCGAGGTGGATGTGGCACCGCGCCAGATCGACCCGCTTGCCCAGGGCTACGACATCATGCTGACGGTGCCCCGCGAGCCGCTGCCCGATTCCGGCATGGTGGCCCAGCGCGTGTTCGACCTGCGCCGCGCCGTGGTGATCGCGCCCGCGCTGCTGGAGCGGCTCGGGCCCCTGACCCACCCCGACCAGTTGATCGACTGGCCGTGCCTGGGCCTGGCCGGCGAATCCGAATGGCAATTCCGCACACCCGGCGGCGAGGCCCTCAACCTGCCACTCGATTTCCGCATGCGCACTTCCAACAGCGAACTGCGCCTGCAGGCGGCGGTCGCCGGCCTCGGCGTCGCGCGCATCACCTCGGCGTTTGCCGAAGAACTGATCGCCGCCGGCGCGCTGCGCGAGGTGCTGATCGGGTTCCAGTCGCCGCCGATGCGCGTTTATGCCGTGTTTCCCGGCCGCCGCCTGATGCCGGCCAAGGTCAAGGTCTTCATGGACGCGCTGCACCGCCGCATCGAGCAGTCCGCCCTGGCCGACCTGCGCCCCATCGGCGAGGCGTCCGCGCCCTGGCCGCCCGCGGCGCTGCTTTGA
- a CDS encoding CreA family protein: MSAMIRTTALLAAALLSTAAFAEDIGSVNTNFRITGSDKIVIEAYDDPLVEGITCYVSRARTGGIKGTLGVAEDVSEAAVACRQVGDIRFVKPLPQQDDMFTQRLSLIFKTLHVVRTVDRKRNVLVYLTYSDKVVSGSPKNSVTAVPIPASQPIPIK; this comes from the coding sequence ATGTCCGCAATGATCCGCACCACTGCCCTGCTCGCCGCAGCCCTGCTGTCGACCGCCGCCTTCGCCGAAGACATCGGCAGCGTCAATACCAACTTCCGCATCACCGGGTCCGACAAGATTGTCATCGAGGCCTACGATGATCCGCTGGTCGAAGGCATCACTTGCTATGTGTCGCGTGCCCGCACGGGCGGCATCAAGGGCACCCTGGGCGTGGCCGAGGACGTGAGCGAGGCCGCGGTGGCCTGCCGGCAGGTCGGCGACATCCGCTTCGTCAAGCCGCTGCCGCAGCAGGACGACATGTTCACGCAGCGCCTGTCGCTGATCTTCAAGACGCTGCACGTGGTGCGCACGGTGGATCGCAAGCGCAATGTGCTGGTCTACCTGACCTATTCCGACAAAGTCGTCTCCGGCAGCCCCAAGAACAGCGTGACCGCCGTGCCGATCCCGGCCAGCCAGCCGATTCCGATCAAATAG
- a CDS encoding (2Fe-2S)-binding protein, with amino-acid sequence MAISLSLSVNGAPVTVSVEPHTLLVQLIREQLRLTGTHVGCDTAQCGACTVHMNGRAVKSCNILAVQADGTNITTIEGLAKDGKLHPMQEAFRECHGLQCGFCTPGMVMAATALVAQYPHPDERLVREQLDGNLCRCTGYHNIVRAVLRGAETMAAAEGEDASLQSLAAARAHAA; translated from the coding sequence ATGGCGATCAGCCTCAGCCTGTCGGTCAACGGCGCACCCGTGACCGTCAGCGTCGAACCCCATACCCTGCTGGTCCAACTGATACGCGAGCAACTGCGGCTCACCGGTACGCATGTCGGCTGCGATACCGCGCAGTGCGGCGCCTGCACCGTCCACATGAATGGCCGCGCGGTGAAGTCGTGCAACATCCTGGCCGTACAGGCCGACGGCACGAACATCACCACCATTGAAGGCCTGGCCAAGGATGGGAAGCTGCACCCGATGCAGGAAGCCTTCCGCGAATGCCACGGCCTGCAATGCGGCTTCTGCACCCCGGGCATGGTGATGGCGGCGACCGCGCTGGTCGCGCAGTACCCGCATCCCGATGAGCGCCTGGTGCGCGAACAGCTGGACGGCAATCTGTGCCGCTGCACGGGCTACCACAACATCGTGCGCGCCGTGCTGCGAGGCGCCGAGACCATGGCGGCGGCCGAGGGCGAAGACGCCTCGCTGCAAAGCCTGGCCGCCGCGCGCGCCCATGCCGCCTGA
- a CDS encoding xanthine dehydrogenase family protein molybdopterin-binding subunit produces the protein MNAPAEPNRHLIGAAVKRKEDYRFLTGAGQYTDDVVQAHQSYAVFLRSPYAHARIVRIDAQAARKHPGVLAVLTGEDLAADKVNGLPCGWQIHSIDGSPMKEPPHPVLAQGKARHVGDQVALVVAESVKIAKDAVELIDVEYEELPAVVDPAAASTAGAAVHDDVPDNTCYTWGHGDKAATDAAFARAAHITRLDIVNNRLIPNAIEPRAVNASYARQDDSYTLYVANQNPHVERLLMSAFVLGLSESRVRVIAPDVGGGFGSKIFLYPEDVALTWASKKVGRPIKWTAERSESFLTDAHGRDHVTHAELALDAQGSFLGLRVHTIANMGAYLSTFASSVPTILYATLLAGQYRTPAIYAEVKAVFTNTAPVDAYRGAGRPEATYVVERLVETAAREMQIDPAELRRRNFIRSFPYATPVGLTYDTGDYEPCLDRAIELADVKGFRARRDASRAKGRLRGMGYSCYIEACGLAPSNIAGALGARAGLFEAGEIRVHPTGSVTVFTGSHSHGQGHETTFAQVVADRLGMPIENVEIVHGDTGRIPFGMGTYGSRSIAVGGSAIMKALDKIEAKAKKIAAHLLEASAEDIEFKDGVFRVAGTDRTKTFGEVALTAYVPHNYPLDKLEPGLNENAFYDPTNFTYPAGAYLCEVEVDPDTGEVHIDRFVTVDDFGNVINPMIVEGQVHGGLGQGIGQALLERCVYDDSGQLLTGSYMDYAMARADDLPSFTVETAKGTPCTHNPLGVKGCGEAGAIGSPPALINAIVDALAPLGVKDIQMPATPYRVWQAIQSARANA, from the coding sequence ATGAACGCTCCCGCAGAACCCAACCGCCATCTGATCGGTGCGGCCGTCAAGCGCAAGGAAGACTACCGCTTCCTCACCGGCGCGGGCCAGTACACCGACGATGTGGTCCAGGCGCACCAATCCTATGCCGTGTTCCTGCGCTCGCCGTATGCGCACGCGCGCATTGTCCGCATCGACGCGCAGGCCGCGCGCAAGCATCCCGGCGTGCTCGCCGTGCTCACGGGCGAGGATCTGGCCGCCGACAAAGTCAACGGCCTGCCGTGCGGCTGGCAGATCCACAGCATCGACGGCTCGCCGATGAAGGAGCCGCCCCACCCCGTGCTCGCGCAGGGCAAGGCGCGCCACGTGGGCGACCAGGTCGCGCTGGTGGTGGCCGAGTCGGTGAAGATCGCCAAGGACGCCGTCGAGCTGATCGACGTGGAGTATGAAGAACTGCCCGCCGTGGTCGATCCTGCCGCGGCAAGCACCGCCGGCGCCGCGGTCCACGACGACGTACCCGACAACACCTGCTACACCTGGGGCCACGGCGACAAGGCCGCCACCGATGCCGCCTTCGCCCGCGCCGCGCACATCACCCGGCTCGACATCGTCAACAACCGGCTGATCCCGAACGCCATCGAACCGCGCGCCGTCAACGCGAGCTACGCGCGGCAGGACGACAGCTACACGCTCTACGTCGCCAACCAGAACCCGCATGTCGAGCGGCTGCTGATGTCGGCGTTCGTGCTGGGCCTGTCGGAGTCCAGGGTGCGCGTGATCGCGCCCGACGTGGGCGGCGGCTTCGGCTCGAAGATCTTCCTGTATCCGGAAGACGTGGCGCTGACCTGGGCATCGAAGAAGGTCGGCCGGCCGATCAAGTGGACGGCCGAACGCTCCGAGTCCTTCCTGACCGACGCGCATGGCCGCGATCACGTGACGCACGCGGAACTGGCACTGGATGCGCAAGGCAGCTTCCTCGGCCTGCGCGTGCACACCATCGCCAACATGGGCGCGTACCTGTCAACGTTCGCCAGCAGCGTGCCGACCATCCTGTATGCCACGCTGCTCGCCGGGCAGTACAGGACGCCCGCCATCTATGCGGAAGTCAAGGCGGTGTTCACCAACACCGCACCGGTCGATGCCTATCGGGGCGCCGGACGGCCGGAGGCCACCTATGTGGTCGAGCGGCTTGTCGAGACCGCGGCGCGCGAGATGCAGATCGACCCGGCCGAACTGCGCCGCCGCAACTTCATCCGCAGCTTCCCGTATGCCACGCCGGTCGGCCTGACCTATGACACCGGCGACTACGAGCCCTGCCTGGACCGCGCCATCGAACTGGCCGACGTCAAGGGCTTCCGCGCCCGCCGCGACGCTTCGCGCGCCAAGGGGCGGCTGCGCGGCATGGGCTACTCCTGCTATATCGAGGCGTGCGGACTGGCGCCGTCCAACATCGCCGGGGCACTGGGCGCGCGGGCGGGCCTGTTCGAGGCGGGCGAGATCCGCGTGCACCCGACCGGCTCCGTCACCGTGTTCACCGGCTCGCACAGCCACGGCCAGGGGCACGAGACGACCTTCGCGCAGGTGGTGGCCGATCGCCTGGGCATGCCGATCGAGAACGTCGAGATCGTGCACGGCGACACCGGGCGCATTCCGTTCGGCATGGGCACGTACGGTTCGCGCTCGATCGCCGTGGGCGGCTCGGCCATCATGAAGGCGCTCGACAAGATCGAGGCCAAGGCCAAGAAGATCGCCGCGCACCTGCTGGAGGCCTCGGCCGAGGACATCGAGTTCAAGGACGGCGTCTTCCGCGTGGCCGGCACCGACCGCACCAAGACCTTCGGCGAGGTCGCGCTCACGGCCTATGTGCCGCACAACTATCCACTCGACAAGCTCGAGCCGGGCCTGAACGAAAACGCCTTCTACGATCCGACCAACTTCACCTATCCGGCCGGCGCTTACCTCTGCGAAGTGGAGGTCGACCCCGACACCGGCGAGGTGCACATCGACCGCTTCGTGACGGTGGACGACTTCGGCAACGTGATCAACCCGATGATCGTCGAAGGCCAGGTGCACGGCGGACTCGGCCAGGGCATCGGCCAGGCCTTGCTGGAGCGCTGCGTGTACGACGACAGCGGCCAACTGCTGACCGGCTCCTACATGGACTACGCTATGGCGCGCGCCGATGATCTGCCCAGCTTCACGGTGGAGACCGCCAAGGGCACGCCCTGTACCCACAACCCGCTGGGCGTGAAGGGCTGCGGCGAGGCCGGCGCGATCGGCTCGCCGCCGGCGCTGATCAACGCCATCGTCGATGCCCTGGCGCCGCTGGGCGTGAAGGACATCCAGATGCCGGCCACGCCCTATCGCGTCTGGCAGGCCATCCAATCCGCACGGGCGAATGCCTGA